From the genome of Psychroserpens ponticola, one region includes:
- a CDS encoding FUSC family protein, which translates to MKKLVIVLGFISAILAVILAVTPLSKIAYIPGVVALIIGILAINLSKEKKDSKKSIQLIFLLTIIALVVTTYKSVFNTAEVGNTEELQEKENESEEEAIEELNDLELDEVDFE; encoded by the coding sequence ATGAAAAAATTAGTAATTGTATTAGGATTTATTTCTGCCATTTTAGCTGTAATTCTTGCAGTTACACCTTTATCCAAAATTGCATATATACCAGGTGTTGTCGCTTTAATTATAGGAATTCTAGCCATCAATTTATCTAAAGAAAAAAAAGATTCAAAAAAATCAATTCAGCTCATTTTTTTATTAACCATTATTGCATTAGTGGTTACAACATATAAGTCCGTTTTTAATACTGCGGAAGTAGGCAATACTGAAGAATTACAAGAAAAGGAAAATGAATCTGAAGAAGAAGCTATTGAAGAACTTAACGACCTAGAATTAGACGAGGTAGACTTTGAATAA
- a CDS encoding M28 family peptidase: protein MKALIVASALTLVGSCATLSHTKKLQNIKDSIVFTDANIINNYANTITVAELNTHVYKFSSDEFEGRRAGEPGHHKAANYLKDYYIKEGIASPLGTDNYYQIVPESFFDNGIKSSPNVIAYIKGTEYPDEVLIISGHSDHEGFTEKFIYNGADDNGSGTAAMLEMAQAFKKAENEGFAPKRSIVFLHFTGEEVDLTGSRYYTKHPVFPLHNTIANLNIDMIGRVDDSHEDNPNYIYLIGSDRLSTELHYISESANENFTKLELDYRLNSDSDPNQYYSRSDHYNFAQNGVPVIFYFNGTHDDYHEPTDTAEKINFPLLQKRTKLIFTTAWYIANNEKPIKVDLDS, encoded by the coding sequence ATGAAAGCCCTCATAGTTGCCTCAGCACTCACACTTGTTGGTTCTTGCGCTACATTAAGTCACACCAAAAAATTGCAGAATATTAAAGATAGTATCGTTTTTACTGATGCTAATATCATTAATAATTATGCAAATACGATTACTGTAGCTGAACTTAACACACATGTATATAAATTTTCTTCTGATGAATTTGAAGGTCGAAGAGCTGGCGAACCTGGACATCATAAAGCTGCAAACTATTTAAAAGACTACTATATAAAAGAAGGAATTGCATCACCTTTAGGAACTGATAATTACTATCAAATTGTTCCTGAGTCATTTTTTGATAATGGCATAAAAAGTTCCCCAAATGTGATCGCTTATATTAAAGGCACAGAATATCCTGATGAAGTATTAATCATTTCTGGCCATTCAGACCATGAAGGTTTTACAGAAAAATTCATTTATAATGGTGCTGACGATAATGGTTCAGGAACAGCAGCAATGCTAGAAATGGCTCAAGCTTTTAAAAAGGCCGAAAATGAAGGGTTCGCTCCTAAACGAAGTATAGTCTTTTTACACTTTACTGGAGAAGAAGTTGACTTAACAGGCTCAAGGTACTATACAAAACACCCCGTATTTCCATTGCATAATACCATTGCAAATCTTAATATAGATATGATAGGTCGTGTTGATGATTCACATGAAGACAATCCAAATTATATTTATTTAATTGGCTCAGATCGATTGAGTACAGAACTTCATTATATATCAGAATCTGCTAATGAGAATTTCACTAAACTTGAATTAGATTATCGCCTTAATAGCGATAGCGATCCAAATCAATATTACAGCAGATCAGATCATTATAACTTCGCTCAAAATGGTGTGCCAGTCATTTTTTATTTTAATGGAACTCATGATGACTATCACGAACCTACAGATACTGCAGAAAAAATAAACTTTCCCTTATTACAAAAACGCACCAAACTAATCTTTACAACGGCTTGGTATATTGCTAACAATGAAAAACCTATTAAAGTTGATCTAGAT
- a CDS encoding DUF3108 domain-containing protein — MKYILLIISLFVFTLSQSQNKAIGTNENLTFSASYNMSGLLTELAQVTLETSEVKTSKSTLLRLKCTAATYSKWDSFFKIRDLYESYVSPKSLTPYLYKRDINEGGYEKFIQYKFKRKTNTVESIKRKKRGDGTTWEQKKNVPINASTKDLISTIYNIRNLDIHKANPGDSQVFKIIFDNEEFSINVKYLKKETLQTNLGSKECYKLAISINNSNVLKGNNDNLLWLTADANKIPVYAKFKIAVGSGELKIKSATGLKN, encoded by the coding sequence ATGAAATACATCCTTTTAATTATTTCACTTTTTGTTTTTACTTTATCCCAATCTCAAAATAAGGCAATTGGTACAAACGAGAACCTTACGTTTAGTGCATCTTATAACATGTCTGGTCTTCTTACAGAACTTGCTCAAGTCACTTTAGAAACAAGTGAAGTAAAGACATCGAAGTCTACATTATTGCGTTTAAAATGTACAGCTGCAACCTATAGCAAATGGGATAGTTTTTTTAAAATTCGTGATTTATACGAAAGCTATGTTAGCCCGAAAAGCTTGACACCATATCTGTACAAAAGAGATATTAACGAAGGTGGTTATGAAAAATTTATACAATATAAATTTAAACGCAAGACTAATACTGTCGAAAGTATCAAACGTAAAAAAAGAGGTGATGGAACAACATGGGAACAGAAAAAAAACGTACCTATCAACGCTTCAACCAAAGACTTAATAAGTACAATTTATAATATTAGAAATCTAGATATTCACAAAGCAAATCCTGGTGATAGTCAAGTATTCAAAATCATTTTTGATAATGAAGAGTTTTCAATTAATGTTAAATATCTTAAAAAGGAAACTTTACAAACTAATCTAGGAAGCAAAGAATGTTACAAATTGGCAATTTCTATCAACAACAGCAATGTTCTTAAAGGCAACAATGATAACCTTTTATGGCTAACAGCTGATGCTAATAAAATTCCAGTATACGCTAAGTTTAAAATTGCAGTTGGTAGTGGTGAACTTAAAATTAAATCCGCAACTGGGTTAAAAAATTAA